Within Pseudomonadota bacterium, the genomic segment TGAAGGAAACTTTCCTGAATATAAATATATAATAGACATTAAAGATTCATTTAACATTATAATAGAAAGACAAAAACTTTTAATGATGTTAAAAAGAATGTCTATTTTTACAACCGATAATTTTAAAGGGGTTATTTTTAACTTGGAAAAGGGAGATCTTTTGGTATCTTCTACAAATCCGGAGCTGGGCGAAGCAAAAGAAAACCTGCAGATTAATTATGAATTAGATTCGTTGGAGATAGCTTTTAATGTCAGATATTTTATAGAAACACTAAATGTTATAGAGGATAATAATGTAAATCTGATGCTTAAGGATGAAAAAAGCCCTTGTCTTATTGAAGGCGAGAAAAACAAAAACTTTTTAAGTGTTATTATGCCGATGAGAATATGAAAGAAGAAAATAATACATATAGTTCAGACAGTATAAAAGTTTTAGAAGGTCTTGAGGCTGTTAGAAAAAGACCTTCTATGTATATCGGGAATGTTGATATTCAGGGCCTTCATCATCTTGTTTATGAGATAGTTGATAACAGTATTGATGAAGCCATGGCAGGTTTTTGTAGCCTTATTAATGTTAAAATACATACCGATAACAGTGTTAGTGTTGAAGATGATGGAAGAGGAATTCCTGTCGGAATTCACAGGACAGAAAACGTGCCGGCAGCCGAAGTTGTTATGTTAAAACTACATGCCGGAGGAAAATTTGACAATGATTCGTATAAAGTGTCCGGCGGTCTTCATGGTGTTGGAGTTTCTGTTGTAAATGCTCTTTCGGCCAGACTTGATCTTGAAATTTATACGGAAGGAAAAATATATCATCAGGCTTTTGAAAAAGGTAAAAAAGTAACAGAGCTTACGATAATAGGAGAAACTCAAAAAAGAGGCACAAAGATACATTTTAAGCCGGATACTGAAATTTTAAATACCGATAAATTCGAATTTGAGATTATATCTAAAAGGTTAAGAGAGCTTGCATTTTTAAATAAAGGTTTGAGAATAAAAATAGACGATGAACGCTCTGAAAAAAAAGAAGATTTTTACTATGAAGGAGGAATTGTTACTTTTGTTGATTATATAAACAAACACAATGCGGTACTGCATAAGCCTATATATTTTGAGGGAAACAAAAATGATGTAATGGTAGAGGTGTGTATACAGTATAATGACACTTTTTCAGAAAAATTATTTTCTTTTGCAAATAATATAAATACTGTAGAAGGCGGTTTTCACGTTATAGGTTTTAAAGCGGCCATGACAAGAGTTATAAATCAATATTGCACAAATGGAAATCTCTCAAAAGATCTAAAGGAAAAATTAAGTGGTGAGGATGTAAGGGAAGGATTGACAGCCATTATAAGTATTCGTCTTAAAAGTCCTCAGTTTGAGGGGCAAACAAAGACAAAGCTTGGAAATAGTGAAATAAAAGGCATAGTAGAGTCGCTTGTAAATGAAAAATTGGCGATGTTTTTTGAGGAAAACCCGGCCGTAGCAAAAAAGATACTATCAAGAGCAATTGATGCGGCAAGGGCTAGATTTGCAGCAAGAAAAGCAAGAGATTTAGTAAGAAGCAAGGGTTCAATGGTTGATGCAACGCTGCCTGGAAAACTTGCCGATTGTCAGTCGTCCGAGCCCTCAGAAAGAGAAATTTTTCTGGTAGAGGGAGATTCTGCCGGGGGCAGTGCAAAGCAAGGCAGAGATAGAAAATTTCAGGCGATTCTTCCTTTAAAGGGAAAAATATTAAATGTTGAAAAAGCACGAATTGATCAGATTTTAAAAAGCGAAGAAATAAAAAACATTATAATAGCCCTTGGAGCAGGAGTGGGTAGTGAAGAAAAAGCTATTGATAATATTAGATATCATAAAATCATTATAATGACTGATGCGGATGTTGACGGATCACACATAAGAACACTGCTTCTAACTTTTTTTTACAGACAATTGCCGGAAGTTATTAAAAAAGGGTATTTATATATAGCACAACCGCCTCTTTTGAAAGTAGGTAAAGGTAAGAATGAACAATATTTTAAAGATGAACAAGCATTAAACGATTATACTATAAAACTGTTTTGTGAAAACAATAATATGTTAATAGATAAGGATAAACAAATTATATCTGACCATAATCTTTATCTATTTGTAACAAACCTGGCTGAATATTCTTATGTATTAGCAAGACTTGAAAGAAATGGAATAAAACCCGATTTTATTGAGATTCTGTTGAAAAACAATCTGGAAGATAAAAGATTTCTACAAGATTTTGATAAAATGACTATGATAAAAAACCTTTTAAATGAAAATAAATATAAGACAGAAGAAATTGCATGGAATCCCGAAAGAAATATATATGAATTAACTGTTGAATATCCTGAAGATCTAAATGATAACAAGATGTCAGAAGGATTGAAAAAGGATGAAATAAAAAGGTTTAAAATAGGTACTGGGCTTATTTATTCCACAGATTATCAAAAATGTGTAAATTTGGGCCAGAATATATTCAAATATGACAAGCCGCCTTTTTATATAACAGCAAAAGAAAAAAAGGAAATAAACAACCCGGAAACAAAGATAAATGATAAAAAGGAACTTATTATAAACATACTGGAAGAAGCCAAAAAAGGACAGGTTATTCAAAGATATAAAGGCCTTGGTGAAATGAATCCGGAACAGTTATGGACCACTACCATGAATCCGGAATTAAGAACCCTTCTTCAAGTTAAAGAAGGGGATTCAGTTGATGCAAATGAGATTTTTACCATCCTTATGGGAGATGATGTTGAGCCAAGAAGAGAGTTTATTCAAAACAATGCTCTTGATGTAAGAATGCTTGATATATGATGAGGATAAAATGTTAAATGTAGTTTCAATTACAGCAAGGGATATCCCTGATGCCTGGTTTCAATGTGTTTATAATATTATAGAGAATGGTCATAAATACGTGATTGAAAGAGGAAGTTTTCAGGGGCAGGAGAGGCTGGAATTTGATTATATTACGGTTCATATTAAACACCCCGGAATGCGCCCGCTATTGCCTGATATTCCACACGCCTTAAATATACCAAACCCGGTAGCTGAAGGGTATCTTGAAGAATACCTCCCATATCTCATGACAGCTACAAAATGTGAAAATGAAGATTATACATATGGGCAATACCTTGAAAGTCAGATCAAAGAAGTTATAAGAATGTATAAAAAAGACGGCCATGGAACGAACCAGGCATATATGACAGTTGGTGATCCTGAAAGCATATATCTTGGAGATCCGCCATGTTTGAGGGGAATCGATACAAGAATAAGATATGGAAAACTGCATTTTATGGTATATTTCAGATCCTGGGATTTATGGAACGGTTTTCCTGCCAATCTTGGAGCTATTCAGCTTTTAAAAGAATATATGTCTTTAGAAATAGGCGTACAAGACGGTGAAATAATTGCTGCAAGCAAGGGCCTGCACATTTATGATTATATATGGGAACTAGCAAAACTCAGAACTATGAAAAATAATTGCTGAATAAAGATAAAAAGTTCATGATAACTGAAAAACCACTGGTAGAATCCGGTGTGAAACAACTTGATCAGCTTCTTGGCGGACTGCGAATCGGAGACAACGTTGTTTGGTACGACAACGCAGGAAGTTTAGCTCCTGTATTTTATCTCAACTTCATAAAATCATCTCAAACCAATAAAAAATCAATTATTTATATTAACTTTGATCACTCAATTAAAACTCTTATTGAGCGGTTGGGGGCTCTTGCAGATTATGATAAGTTAACCATACTTGATTGTTTTACATATGGAAAAGGAGAAGGGGCAGAAATATTTCTTAAATTTTATAAAGAAGATGAATCCAAAAGAGCCTGTAAAATTATAACAATTGATGAACCGCGGAATGCAGATCATGTGACCGGGGCTTTTTATGGTCTTCATAAAACAATGAAAGGGGATGTCCGTTTTATCTTTGACAGTCTTACGGGAATGCAGGAACTGTGGGGAGGAGAAGATCAAATCCAGAAATTTTATTCGCATTCCTGCCCTCGGCTTTATGAATTAAATACTGTAGCATATTGGGTTATAGAAAAGGAAGCCCATTCCCAGCGCTTAAAAGCTAATATAAACAAAATAGCCCAGGTTGCTATTGACCTTTCTGTAAAGCGGGGAAAAACGTTTCTTTCGGTTATTAAAGCCGAAAAAAGAGATATAAAAATATTTAATGAACTTTTTTGTTATTGGAATAAAGGCCTTGATATTAACTTTGATTTTGAAAAGAACACACAGGCTCATCTTGATCTTGGATCTCATCTAAAAGAAATCCGTTCCAAAAAGGGATTTTCTCAGACAGAACTTGCAAAACTTATTGGTGTGACCTCAAGCACTATATCCCAGATTGAAAGTAACCAGATATATCCATCACTTCCGGCTCTTATTAAAATGGCTGAAATACTTTCTGTTAAGGTCAGTTCCTTTTTCGGAGAAAAAGAAAATACCTCTGAACAGGTGGTTTTTACACCATCAAGAGCAGCCGATATTCAAATTTCGAATTTATCCAAAGGTACAATTACCGGCAAGGCAATAACGCCTATGGATTTTGATTCCAAAGCAAAACCATATCTTATCAACATACCTCCTAAAACGAGCATACCAGCACATTTTTTTAACTATAAAGGTGATGAAATAGGCTATTTATTGTCCGGCAGTCTTCAGTTTAAAATAAAAAACAAAGTCCATACCGCCAAAACAGGTGATCTTATATACCTTACAACCGAAGTTCCCACACAATGGAAAAATTCCGATACCGAAACAGCTTCTCTTTTCTGGATAAATATCAGCTAAAAAAAAAGGCCCTTAAATAATATTTAAGAGCCTTTTTGAATATAATTTATAAAAGCTTAGGTATTAAGTATTTTCTTTGCACCTTCATCATTTACATCAGCAACATGCGGTATACCGGTTTCTTTGGCAGTTTCTCTGTTTCCGGACATAAGATCCGAGCGGGAAATATTTTTTGTTGAAAATTTTCTTGCGCCGGCCATAAGCTGCTGTAAACCACAAGATAGTTTATCTGCTAATGTGTAGAAAGCAATCGCACCGTAAGGAATGTTTTTCATTTCATCCTTACCGACTAATTTTTCCACATCAAAATAAGAAGCAAATATTTCTTTTGCGCTGCTTCCGACTTCTCTAACGGTTTTTGGCAATTCGGACCAGTGGCCATTAACTGAGGCCTTTTTATCCGGATCCAAAGCGCCTTCTATATTAGAGCCTACAAATCCAGGAATCATGATAGCCCTTCCCATGCAAACAAGCTTTGTAAAGGGTGCGCCAAGAGCGAGAGCTTTAAATATATGGTCTTCAAGAGCAAAACCACCGGCAAAAGACAGATCCACAACTTTTTGTCCTTTAGCAGCCAGGATACTGGCATATTCATATGCTTTTGAATGAAGGTTTATAGAAGGTACTCCCCAGCTTTGCATCATATTCCAAGGACTCATGCCGGTTCCCCCACCGGAACCGTCTATGGTAAGAAGATCAAGTTTGGCATCTGTTGCAAATTTGATAGACATTGCAAGCTCTTCCATACCATAAGATCCGGTTTTTAAGGTAATTCTTTTAAAACCTATGCTTCTAAGATATTTAACGCTGTTCATAAAATCTTCACGTACCTGTCCTACAGAATCCAGATTAGTTCCGCCCAAACGGCTGTGACGGGCAAAAGATTTGATGGAGCCTTCTTTAAAAGCTGCCTGAACTTCAGGTTTGCTTGGATCAGGATCAACGACATATCCACGGTTTTTCAGGAAAAGGGCATAATCAAGACTTGTTACCTGAATTTCACCGCCGATATCTTTAGCACCCTGCCCCCATTTTAATTCAATAATGCATTTTTCGCCGTATTTATCTACAACATATTCAGCAACTCCATTTCTGGTGTCTTCAACATTAAGCTGTACAATTATTGCACCATAGCCATTGTAATATCTTAAATAAGTATCAATACGCCTATCAAGCTCAGGAGAAATTTCAATCTTGCCTTTTTTGGTTTCGCCTGGTTTAATTTTTGATTCCTGATCAACACCAACAACATTTTCACCGATTACAACAGGTATGCCGACCAGCGAGCCGCCTATAGCAAATGAATCCCAATATTTTGCAGCAACAAAAGTTGAGCCTAATGCACCGGTCATAAGGGGCATTTTTATTTTGGTTTTTACTTCACTTCCAAATTCTGTTTCAAGGCTTACGTTTGGAAAAATACAGTCATCCGGATTATTGGTAAGACCTTCGCTAAGACCATTAGCACCATATGCATAGCCCTGAATTCTAAGAGAATTATAAGAAACTCCCACATGAGTGGTATTGTTTGCGCCGGCAGTTACAATACCATAACTTCTTGGATAGAGCAGTTTACGTCCTACCAAGCTTGATAACCAGGTTTCACATCTTCCCATACAATCTGCTCTGCATAGTGTGCAAAGGCTGGATTCGGCAGGATTGCCCCGGTTTGTGGTTCCAAGAACATCATTGCTTTTTTCAAATCTCATTTTTAATCTCCTTATATGATTCAGTAATAAATTATCAGATAGCAACAAAAGGCATAAAAATTATATTTTATGCTATCTTAAAAAACAAAAAAGGCATCTTTCCCATGATAGGGAATAGACGCCTTTGTCTACTTATAATTATATATTGCAGCCGTACGCCATTGTACGGCAATCGAAAAAATTTTCTAAAAAGCAGTTAAAATACATTTTAATTTTAGCTATACTTAAAAATAAGTCAAGATGTTTTTTGTTTCCGGAGGCTTTTTATTAAGTAACACTGAAACGGTTTGGATTTTAAAGAAAGCCGCAAGTGGAAGTTTATAGACCAATAGTCTATAAATTTAATATCAAACAACATGTAATCAACATTTATTCTGATCCCAGAAAGGAGATAATTCTCTTAGCTTTTTAATAATAGGTGGAACTTTTTCGATAATGAAATTTATTTCCTCTTCGGTAGTATATATACTTAGACTGAATCGTATTGACCCATGAGCAGAAGTAAAGGGAACCCCCATTGCTCGTAAAACATGTGACGGTTCAAGAGATCCGGAGGTGCATGCGGAACCTGATGATGCACAGATACCAAACTCGTTCATCATTAAAAGGATAGCTTCTCCTTCCACAAATTCAAACCCTATGCTTGTTGTGTTTGGCAAACGCTTGTTTTTGTCTCCATTTAAAATACTATTGGGAACAGCTTTAATTAAAGAATCTTCAAGTTTGTCTCTTAGCTTTTTTACTCGGGTTCCGATTTCATCAAGATTATAAAGTGCCATTTCACAAGCTTTTCCAAGGCCGATAATTGATGCCACGTTTTCGGTTCCGGCCCTGCGGCCATTTTCCTGATGCCCACCGATTAGAAAAGGAGAAAATTTTGTGCCTTTTCTTATATAAAGGGCACCAACTCCTTTAGGCGCATGAATTTTGTGTCCGGACAAGGAAAGCATATCCACAGGTACTTTCTTCATATCCACAGGAACTTTTCCCATAGCCTGCACGGCATCCGTATGAAAAACAATACCCCTTTCCTTAACGGTTTGTGCGATCTCTTCTACAGGGAAAACCACACCAGTTTCATTATTTGCCCACATAATGCTGACCAGCGCAGTATCATCGTCAAGATGTTGGTATAAATATTCAAGATCAAGAAGACCTTTGCTGTCTACAGGTACAAATGTAACCCGAAAACCGGTTTTGGCCAGGTTTTCAAAAAGATTTTTGATGGCGGGATGTTCAACCCTGCTTGTAATAATATGTTTCTTGTCGGGATTTGAAAGAAGAGCAGCCCGAATGGCTGTGTTGTCACTTTCGGTACCGCAGCTTGTAAATATTATTTCTGTAGGAGAAGCTCCCATCAAACCTGCAACCTTTTCACGGGCTTTTTTAATTTCTCTTGCTACATTTCCCCCGAAAGAGTGCATACTGGAAGGGTTGCCATAACTTTCTGTGTAATATGGAAGCATCTCTTCAAGAACTTCAGGCGCAACACGCGTTGTTGCATTGTTATCAACATATAAAGGTATCATTGATTTATCTCCTCAACGATAAGATCCGGGGATACAAGTTCTCTTAATTTTGATTCAACATAGTGTTTGAGAGTAATCTGAGATTTGTTGCATGAAGCACAAGTACCGCGCAATTCCACAAGAACCCTGTTTCCATCAACATCTATCAGCTCTATATTTCCACCATCTTTTTTAAGGACGGGTTTAATCTCTCTTTCCATAGTTTCTTCGATTAATTTTATTTTCTGTATATTTGTCAATTTCACCGCTTTTTTCTTAACAGGTTTAATTTTATCATAAGCAGTGTCTATAATCTCTTGGATTTTTTCATGGCATTTGCCACAGCCCCCACCGGCTTTTATATAATCAGTTACATCTTCAATTGTTGAGAGGTTATTTTCGGTAACAGCACGCTTTATTTCAAAATCAGTAACTCCAAAGCATTCGCATACAATTTCACCATCCACCTTTTTTTCTTTTTCACCCCGGTAGAATGCTATAGCTTTTTCAAGAGCATCCCGGCCCATCACGGAGCAATGCATTTTTTCCTTGGGAAGTTCTCCGAGATAAGATGCAATATCATCATTTGTAATCTTTGATACCTCCTCAAGGGTTTTTCCTATAATCATTTCTGTAAGTGCTGATGAAGATGCTATCGCGCTTGCGCATCCAAAAGTCTGAAATTTTGCATCCTTTATCTTGCAGTTTTCATCGAGCTTGAAGAAAAGCTTTAATGCGTCACCACAGGCAAGGGACCCAACTTCTCCCACTCCATCGGGATTTTCAATAACCCCCACATTTCTGGGGTTTAAAAAATGATCTTTAACTTTATCCGTATATTCCCACATGGTTTTCTCCAGATCTGTAAATCATATTATCAAAAGAAGATAATACCGTAGTAAAATAACTGAAAAATACATATTGCTGTTGACAGCATAAAGCGTTTAGCCTAAGAATTGCTTCATTTATTATAGCAATTTCTTCAAGAATTGTAACATTTTTTATAGGGGTAATTATAAATATATGTTTAATGCATGCATAATAGGAACTGGATCCGCATTTCCTGAGAAAGCTCTATTAAATAATGAGATCGGAGAGTTTGTAGAAACTTCAGATGAGTGGATTATTCGTCGAACAGGGATTAAGGAACGTAGAATATCTTTGAAAAACGGAGAAGGTACCGCAGATCTGGCCTCGCTGGCCTCAAAAAAAGCTATGGAAATGGCAAAAGTTTCTCCCGAAGAATTGGACATGATAGTTGTGGGCACGGTTACAGCAGATAGACTCGTTCCCTCTGCCGGTTGTATGGTACAACAAATTATAGGTGCCCAAAATGCTGCCGCATTTGATGTTTCTGCCGGTTGTTCCGGATTTTTATATGCTTTAACAGTAGCAGAAAATGCAATTCGTTCAGGTTCATGCAAAACGGTTCTTGCAATAGGAGTCGATAGGATTTCTACGATTCTTAACTGGCAAGATAGGGGGACATGCATTCTTCTTGGAGATGGTGCAGGTGCAGTAATAGTGAAAGCAAGCGAAAAGGAAAAAGGCATCCTTTCAAGCCATCTTAAATCGGATGGTACTCTATGGGAGTTATTATATAGTAAGGAAGGGAATACTTATATCCCTGAATGCCTTGAAGGGCTTAAGCCTAAATCAAGTTACTTGGTTATGGATGGTAACCGACTTTTCAAAAAGGCGGTAAATTCTCTTACAGAAATAGCAAAACATGCTTTGAAGCATAACGGCCTTTCCGTTGAAGACATATCAATGTTGGTGCCGCACCAGGCTAATTTGCGTATTATTCAGGCAACATCTCA encodes:
- a CDS encoding thymidylate synthase, with the protein product MLNVVSITARDIPDAWFQCVYNIIENGHKYVIERGSFQGQERLEFDYITVHIKHPGMRPLLPDIPHALNIPNPVAEGYLEEYLPYLMTATKCENEDYTYGQYLESQIKEVIRMYKKDGHGTNQAYMTVGDPESIYLGDPPCLRGIDTRIRYGKLHFMVYFRSWDLWNGFPANLGAIQLLKEYMSLEIGVQDGEIIAASKGLHIYDYIWELAKLRTMKNNC
- a CDS encoding ketoacyl-ACP synthase III produces the protein MFNACIIGTGSAFPEKALLNNEIGEFVETSDEWIIRRTGIKERRISLKNGEGTADLASLASKKAMEMAKVSPEELDMIVVGTVTADRLVPSAGCMVQQIIGAQNAAAFDVSAGCSGFLYALTVAENAIRSGSCKTVLAIGVDRISTILNWQDRGTCILLGDGAGAVIVKASEKEKGILSSHLKSDGTLWELLYSKEGNTYIPECLEGLKPKSSYLVMDGNRLFKKAVNSLTEIAKHALKHNGLSVEDISMLVPHQANLRIIQATSQSLGIPFEKIYINVDRYGNTSAASIPLALDEANRKGLIKKDDYVLLITFGAGITWGGTVLRWCF
- the nifU gene encoding Fe-S cluster assembly protein NifU translates to MWEYTDKVKDHFLNPRNVGVIENPDGVGEVGSLACGDALKLFFKLDENCKIKDAKFQTFGCASAIASSSALTEMIIGKTLEEVSKITNDDIASYLGELPKEKMHCSVMGRDALEKAIAFYRGEKEKKVDGEIVCECFGVTDFEIKRAVTENNLSTIEDVTDYIKAGGGCGKCHEKIQEIIDTAYDKIKPVKKKAVKLTNIQKIKLIEETMEREIKPVLKKDGGNIELIDVDGNRVLVELRGTCASCNKSQITLKHYVESKLRELVSPDLIVEEINQ
- a CDS encoding helix-turn-helix domain-containing protein; the protein is MITEKPLVESGVKQLDQLLGGLRIGDNVVWYDNAGSLAPVFYLNFIKSSQTNKKSIIYINFDHSIKTLIERLGALADYDKLTILDCFTYGKGEGAEIFLKFYKEDESKRACKIITIDEPRNADHVTGAFYGLHKTMKGDVRFIFDSLTGMQELWGGEDQIQKFYSHSCPRLYELNTVAYWVIEKEAHSQRLKANINKIAQVAIDLSVKRGKTFLSVIKAEKRDIKIFNELFCYWNKGLDINFDFEKNTQAHLDLGSHLKEIRSKKGFSQTELAKLIGVTSSTISQIESNQIYPSLPALIKMAEILSVKVSSFFGEKENTSEQVVFTPSRAADIQISNLSKGTITGKAITPMDFDSKAKPYLINIPPKTSIPAHFFNYKGDEIGYLLSGSLQFKIKNKVHTAKTGDLIYLTTEVPTQWKNSDTETASLFWINIS
- the nifS gene encoding cysteine desulfurase NifS — encoded protein: MIPLYVDNNATTRVAPEVLEEMLPYYTESYGNPSSMHSFGGNVAREIKKAREKVAGLMGASPTEIIFTSCGTESDNTAIRAALLSNPDKKHIITSRVEHPAIKNLFENLAKTGFRVTFVPVDSKGLLDLEYLYQHLDDDTALVSIMWANNETGVVFPVEEIAQTVKERGIVFHTDAVQAMGKVPVDMKKVPVDMLSLSGHKIHAPKGVGALYIRKGTKFSPFLIGGHQENGRRAGTENVASIIGLGKACEMALYNLDEIGTRVKKLRDKLEDSLIKAVPNSILNGDKNKRLPNTTSIGFEFVEGEAILLMMNEFGICASSGSACTSGSLEPSHVLRAMGVPFTSAHGSIRFSLSIYTTEEEINFIIEKVPPIIKKLRELSPFWDQNKC
- the gyrB gene encoding DNA topoisomerase (ATP-hydrolyzing) subunit B; this encodes MKEENNTYSSDSIKVLEGLEAVRKRPSMYIGNVDIQGLHHLVYEIVDNSIDEAMAGFCSLINVKIHTDNSVSVEDDGRGIPVGIHRTENVPAAEVVMLKLHAGGKFDNDSYKVSGGLHGVGVSVVNALSARLDLEIYTEGKIYHQAFEKGKKVTELTIIGETQKRGTKIHFKPDTEILNTDKFEFEIISKRLRELAFLNKGLRIKIDDERSEKKEDFYYEGGIVTFVDYINKHNAVLHKPIYFEGNKNDVMVEVCIQYNDTFSEKLFSFANNINTVEGGFHVIGFKAAMTRVINQYCTNGNLSKDLKEKLSGEDVREGLTAIISIRLKSPQFEGQTKTKLGNSEIKGIVESLVNEKLAMFFEENPAVAKKILSRAIDAARARFAARKARDLVRSKGSMVDATLPGKLADCQSSEPSEREIFLVEGDSAGGSAKQGRDRKFQAILPLKGKILNVEKARIDQILKSEEIKNIIIALGAGVGSEEKAIDNIRYHKIIIMTDADVDGSHIRTLLLTFFYRQLPEVIKKGYLYIAQPPLLKVGKGKNEQYFKDEQALNDYTIKLFCENNNMLIDKDKQIISDHNLYLFVTNLAEYSYVLARLERNGIKPDFIEILLKNNLEDKRFLQDFDKMTMIKNLLNENKYKTEEIAWNPERNIYELTVEYPEDLNDNKMSEGLKKDEIKRFKIGTGLIYSTDYQKCVNLGQNIFKYDKPPFYITAKEKKEINNPETKINDKKELIINILEEAKKGQVIQRYKGLGEMNPEQLWTTTMNPELRTLLQVKEGDSVDANEIFTILMGDDVEPRREFIQNNALDVRMLDI
- a CDS encoding FMN-binding glutamate synthase family protein, with the translated sequence MRFEKSNDVLGTTNRGNPAESSLCTLCRADCMGRCETWLSSLVGRKLLYPRSYGIVTAGANNTTHVGVSYNSLRIQGYAYGANGLSEGLTNNPDDCIFPNVSLETEFGSEVKTKIKMPLMTGALGSTFVAAKYWDSFAIGGSLVGIPVVIGENVVGVDQESKIKPGETKKGKIEISPELDRRIDTYLRYYNGYGAIIVQLNVEDTRNGVAEYVVDKYGEKCIIELKWGQGAKDIGGEIQVTSLDYALFLKNRGYVVDPDPSKPEVQAAFKEGSIKSFARHSRLGGTNLDSVGQVREDFMNSVKYLRSIGFKRITLKTGSYGMEELAMSIKFATDAKLDLLTIDGSGGGTGMSPWNMMQSWGVPSINLHSKAYEYASILAAKGQKVVDLSFAGGFALEDHIFKALALGAPFTKLVCMGRAIMIPGFVGSNIEGALDPDKKASVNGHWSELPKTVREVGSSAKEIFASYFDVEKLVGKDEMKNIPYGAIAFYTLADKLSCGLQQLMAGARKFSTKNISRSDLMSGNRETAKETGIPHVADVNDEGAKKILNT